One Keratinibaculum paraultunense genomic window carries:
- the pepV gene encoding dipeptidase PepV produces the protein MDFIKLIDSYKYDIIKSTQEIVTIKSVEDEPKEGMPFGEGPYKALEYALNLAKQMGFKTKNLDGYVGYAEFGEGEETLGILVHLDVVPEGDGWIYPPYGAEIHDGKIYGRGSIDDKGPAIACMYAMKALKESKVPLSKKIRIIFGTNEETDWGCMKYYFEHEKSPDIGFTPDANFPVIHGEKGIIKFDLVKDINTNCTNNITIKNIKGGSAVNMVPDYCEVTLETKDTKQVEDAFDKFVENCQYQMTLERKGFTFIIKAKGVSAHGSTPEKGKNAITYIMQFLGTIIDCECDICKFINMYNEKIAFKHHGEGIGCGFEDEVSGKLNFNPGVIRMEDDKIVLSINVRYPITFTAQQVYDGIRENLKGTGIELIEDDGEVKPLYIPKDHFLVQKLMKVYREETGDKESEPLVISCGTYANAMENAVAFGPVLPNQEELFHQPNEFISIKHLLFLTRIYGKAMYELSK, from the coding sequence ATGGATTTTATTAAGTTAATAGATAGTTACAAATATGATATTATAAAATCTACGCAAGAAATAGTAACTATTAAAAGTGTTGAAGATGAACCAAAAGAAGGTATGCCTTTTGGAGAAGGTCCTTATAAAGCATTAGAATATGCTCTAAATTTAGCAAAACAAATGGGATTTAAAACTAAAAATTTAGATGGATATGTAGGATATGCAGAATTTGGTGAAGGTGAAGAAACATTAGGAATATTAGTTCACCTAGATGTGGTACCTGAAGGAGATGGATGGATTTATCCTCCCTATGGAGCAGAAATACATGATGGTAAAATATATGGTAGAGGTTCTATAGATGATAAAGGACCTGCTATTGCCTGTATGTATGCTATGAAGGCTTTAAAAGAATCCAAAGTTCCGTTGAGTAAAAAGATCAGGATTATATTTGGCACTAATGAAGAAACAGATTGGGGATGTATGAAATATTATTTTGAACACGAAAAATCTCCAGATATTGGATTTACTCCCGATGCTAATTTCCCTGTTATTCATGGCGAAAAAGGGATCATTAAATTTGATTTAGTTAAAGACATAAATACAAATTGCACAAATAACATTACAATAAAAAATATAAAAGGTGGAAGTGCAGTAAACATGGTTCCAGACTACTGTGAAGTTACATTAGAAACTAAAGATACTAAACAAGTGGAAGACGCCTTTGATAAATTTGTAGAAAATTGTCAATATCAAATGACTCTAGAAAGGAAAGGGTTCACTTTCATAATAAAAGCAAAGGGAGTTTCAGCTCATGGATCCACTCCTGAAAAAGGTAAAAATGCTATAACATATATAATGCAGTTCTTAGGAACCATAATAGATTGTGAATGTGATATATGTAAATTCATAAATATGTATAATGAGAAAATAGCCTTTAAACATCATGGCGAAGGAATAGGATGTGGATTTGAAGATGAAGTATCTGGAAAATTAAACTTCAACCCAGGAGTTATACGCATGGAAGATGACAAAATAGTGCTATCCATAAATGTAAGATACCCTATTACATTTACAGCTCAACAAGTATATGATGGAATAAGGGAAAATTTAAAGGGTACAGGGATTGAACTAATTGAAGATGATGGAGAGGTAAAACCTTTATATATTCCAAAAGATCATTTTTTAGTACAAAAATTGATGAAAGTATATAGAGAAGAAACAGGAGATAAAGAAAGTGAACCATTAGTTATAAGTTGCGGAACCTATGCCAATGCTATGGAAAATGCAGTAGCATTTGGGCCTGTACTTCCAAATCAAGAAGAATTATTTCATCAGCCAAATGAATTTATATCTATAAAACATCTACTGTTTTTAACTAGAATATATGGAAAAGCAATGTATGAATTATCAAAGTAA
- a CDS encoding PTS lactose/cellobiose transporter subunit IIA — MTEQTLELEKIVFNLVLHAGNARAKAYEALDAAEEGNFEEAEKLLDEADEEFVEGHKYQNMLIQGKVSEQPNFLVIHSQDHLMTAMAEKNLIKRFIKLYKRLEDKK, encoded by the coding sequence ATGACTGAACAAACTTTAGAACTGGAAAAGATTGTATTCAACCTAGTCCTTCATGCTGGCAATGCAAGGGCTAAAGCCTATGAAGCATTAGATGCAGCTGAAGAAGGAAATTTTGAAGAAGCAGAAAAATTATTAGATGAAGCAGATGAAGAATTTGTCGAAGGTCATAAGTATCAAAATATGCTAATTCAAGGAAAGGTAAGTGAACAACCAAACTTTTTGGTAATTCACTCTCAAGATCATCTAATGACAGCCATGGCAGAAAAAAATCTAATAAAAAGATTTATTAAACTATATAAAAGATTAGAGGATAAAAAATAA
- a CDS encoding IS3 family transposase gives MKTERKKENEILIKEIMDLYEEVNGIYGYRKITMNLNHRLNKNYNHKRIYRLMKLAGLKSVIRKKKKRYIKSTPQFVSENILNQEFWDKGSDPLSQIDPLSHPLYKQTHIRFI, from the coding sequence GTGAAAACAGAGAGAAAAAAAGAGAATGAAATTCTAATAAAAGAAATAATGGATTTATATGAAGAAGTAAACGGAATCTACGGCTATAGAAAAATAACTATGAATCTTAATCATAGATTGAATAAAAACTATAATCATAAAAGAATATATCGTTTAATGAAACTAGCAGGACTAAAATCTGTAATTCGTAAGAAGAAGAAAAGATATATAAAATCAACCCCACAATTTGTTTCAGAAAACATATTAAATCAAGAATTTTGGGACAAAGGGTCAGACCCTTTGTCCCAAATTGACCCTTTGTCCCATCCATTATATAAAC
- a CDS encoding BglG family transcription antiterminator — MLNLTIRQKDILKDILDNEIIDIENIAKRNNVSVRTIYRDIEKITEELSCLNLQLNKEKDKYIIEGSQDNLLELKHIIANTYYELTPLERKKIILKELLTSKEPIKLEYFAKVFDLTPPTISYYLKDIEKWLEKNNILLISKPGVGIKIEGSEENIRKATVNFIYENMDLNSLMEYINIDNVSGFMPKDSKVFDLLDIEIVSQIEESIIKLQQIYNYPILDKVYINLTIHIALAIKRIEKGEEIKLDPNTLKELKKYKEFEMANTLTQFLKETTGIELPEDEVGYITMHLLGFDYKSTLDAEYKTYANEMVNIIIKEANKKFHVDFSKDNLLIDGLTNHLMYTITRIKSNLNIRNPMLKEIKEKYSLLFNKTQEIMNVIIQKYNINIPEDEVGYIAIHLGAAIERIGDKENLYNVVVVCSSGIGSSQMLLSKLNKFPRLNILGCCSLEELKYALNKNHVDLVISTVPIYNLNVKTVVVTPLLLDEDIKKIEESLNIKNLYIAETKKSQNPILKRKKQIKNIAIYGSNIVDILKNTHMIIHREQNIENIIDELLKVHLKNKKIDKIGKDKILEKLIDRNTLAPIILPNKKFVLYHIATNYVDEILITIGKFKNPITMKNILGKKELVHTSFLLVAPKDKKSIETLGDLSAALIEDDKLVEELNNSTDEKQVVKSLEDALLLNYYKEIRKIYDEWA; from the coding sequence ATGTTAAATTTGACCATTAGGCAAAAGGATATCCTAAAAGATATATTGGACAATGAAATTATAGATATTGAAAATATTGCAAAAAGAAATAATGTATCGGTTCGAACCATATATAGGGATATAGAAAAAATAACAGAGGAACTATCTTGTTTGAATTTACAATTAAATAAAGAAAAGGATAAATACATTATAGAAGGAAGTCAAGACAATTTACTTGAATTAAAACATATTATTGCTAATACCTACTATGAGCTTACTCCATTGGAAAGAAAAAAGATAATATTAAAAGAACTATTGACTTCTAAAGAACCAATTAAATTAGAATACTTTGCAAAGGTATTTGATTTAACACCACCTACTATAAGCTATTATCTAAAAGATATAGAAAAGTGGCTTGAAAAAAACAATATACTTTTAATTTCCAAGCCAGGTGTAGGTATAAAAATAGAAGGCAGTGAAGAAAATATTAGAAAAGCAACTGTCAACTTCATATATGAAAATATGGACTTAAATTCCCTAATGGAGTATATTAACATAGATAATGTAAGTGGATTTATGCCTAAGGATAGTAAAGTATTTGATCTACTGGATATAGAGATTGTATCTCAAATAGAAGAATCCATAATAAAACTACAACAGATATACAATTATCCTATTTTAGACAAGGTATATATAAATCTTACTATACACATAGCATTGGCTATAAAAAGAATAGAAAAAGGCGAAGAAATTAAACTAGATCCAAATACATTAAAGGAATTAAAAAAATATAAAGAATTTGAAATGGCAAACACATTAACTCAATTTTTAAAAGAAACAACAGGGATAGAACTTCCAGAAGATGAAGTAGGATATATAACTATGCATCTATTGGGATTTGATTATAAATCTACTCTCGATGCTGAGTATAAAACTTATGCCAATGAAATGGTCAATATAATCATAAAGGAAGCCAATAAAAAATTTCATGTGGATTTTTCTAAGGATAATTTATTAATAGATGGCCTAACAAACCATCTAATGTATACCATAACAAGGATTAAATCCAATTTAAATATTAGAAATCCTATGTTAAAGGAAATAAAGGAAAAATATAGTCTATTGTTTAACAAAACTCAAGAAATAATGAATGTAATAATACAAAAATATAATATTAATATTCCAGAAGATGAAGTAGGCTATATAGCTATTCATCTAGGAGCTGCTATTGAAAGGATTGGTGATAAAGAAAACCTTTATAATGTTGTTGTGGTATGTTCCAGTGGTATAGGTTCATCACAGATGCTACTTTCAAAATTAAATAAGTTTCCCCGGTTAAACATATTAGGATGTTGTTCCCTAGAAGAACTAAAATATGCACTTAACAAAAATCATGTGGATTTGGTCATATCCACTGTACCTATATACAATTTAAATGTCAAAACTGTTGTAGTTACACCTCTTTTGTTAGATGAGGACATTAAAAAAATAGAGGAAAGCTTAAATATTAAAAATCTATATATTGCTGAAACAAAAAAATCTCAAAATCCAATATTAAAGCGAAAAAAACAAATCAAAAATATTGCAATATATGGCTCAAATATAGTGGATATACTAAAAAATACTCACATGATAATACACAGGGAACAAAATATAGAAAATATAATAGATGAACTATTAAAAGTCCATCTTAAAAATAAAAAAATTGATAAAATTGGGAAGGATAAAATACTTGAAAAACTTATAGATAGAAACACTTTAGCACCTATAATACTCCCCAATAAAAAATTTGTACTATATCACATAGCTACTAATTATGTTGATGAGATACTAATAACCATTGGAAAATTTAAAAATCCCATTACTATGAAAAATATATTGGGGAAAAAAGAGCTAGTACACACATCCTTTTTGTTAGTAGCTCCTAAGGATAAAAAGAGCATTGAAACATTGGGAGATCTTTCCGCAGCACTAATAGAAGATGATAAATTGGTAGAGGAATTAAATAATTCTACAGATGAAAAACAAGTAGTTAAATCTTTGGAAGATGCCCTACTGTTAAACTACTATAAGGAAATAAGGAAGATATATGATGAATGGGCATAA
- a CDS encoding PTS sugar transporter subunit IIB, with amino-acid sequence MKAIILCSWGATSSSLAKNVNDAAKKRNIDLEVDAGSTIDFKKKASEYDVALLEPQVRHLKNEIEEIGKKHNVKVDIIDMQAFATFDGEKVLDQILSLIDK; translated from the coding sequence ATGAAAGCTATAATACTTTGTAGCTGGGGTGCTACATCTAGCAGTTTAGCTAAAAATGTGAATGATGCTGCTAAGAAAAGAAATATAGATTTAGAGGTAGATGCTGGAAGCACAATAGATTTTAAGAAAAAAGCTAGTGAATATGATGTTGCTTTATTGGAACCTCAAGTAAGACATTTAAAAAATGAAATTGAAGAAATAGGCAAAAAACATAATGTAAAAGTAGACATAATTGATATGCAAGCTTTTGCTACTTTTGATGGTGAAAAAGTACTTGATCAGATATTAAGTCTAATAGATAAATAA
- a CDS encoding VOC family protein, whose protein sequence is MSRFHKSPNIYVNQIALKVNNLDASIEFYEKIIGFRTIDRIKKKATLSVDGITPIIILEQPENIKPKQLRRTGLYHFAILLPSRKDLGVFLNHIKDVGYPLMGASHHGVSEAIYLQDIDDNGIEVYADTPINKWKWENDTLEMYTIRLDLDSLMEEGKGEKWQGIPKNTIIGHIHLHVSNLEESEKFYIDGLGFQVVTRIPGQATFISTGGYHHHIAFNIWNGKGIPSPDENSVGMKYFEIKFPNEDSRDKTIDNLKNLGYEIKNEYKTIVTLDPSNNKIHLVL, encoded by the coding sequence ATGTCTAGGTTTCACAAAAGTCCTAATATATACGTTAATCAAATAGCCTTAAAGGTAAATAATTTAGATGCTTCTATTGAATTTTATGAAAAAATAATTGGATTTAGGACTATTGATAGAATTAAAAAAAAAGCTACATTATCTGTTGACGGAATAACTCCTATAATAATCTTAGAACAACCAGAGAATATAAAACCAAAACAGTTAAGAAGAACAGGTTTGTATCACTTTGCAATATTGTTACCTAGTCGGAAGGATTTGGGTGTGTTTTTAAATCATATAAAAGATGTAGGCTATCCTCTTATGGGTGCTTCCCATCATGGGGTAAGTGAAGCAATCTATCTTCAAGATATTGATGATAATGGCATTGAAGTATATGCTGATACCCCTATTAATAAATGGAAATGGGAAAATGACACATTAGAAATGTATACTATAAGACTGGATTTAGATAGCCTTATGGAGGAAGGAAAAGGTGAAAAATGGCAAGGTATACCTAAAAATACTATTATAGGTCATATACATCTTCATGTATCCAATTTGGAAGAATCGGAAAAATTCTATATAGATGGATTAGGATTTCAAGTAGTTACAAGAATACCTGGACAAGCTACTTTCATCTCTACAGGTGGATATCATCATCATATAGCCTTTAATATTTGGAATGGAAAAGGTATACCATCTCCTGATGAAAACAGCGTAGGTATGAAATACTTTGAAATAAAATTCCCTAATGAAGATTCTAGAGATAAAACCATAGATAATTTAAAAAATTTAGGTTATGAAATAAAAAATGAATATAAAACTATTGTCACATTAGACCCTTCTAACAATAAAATACATTTAGTTTTATAA
- a CDS encoding PTS sugar transporter subunit IIC, producing the protein MKNNSLMDWMENKLMPVLAKIAQNVYLQSIRDAFAIFALPVIVTGALFLIVANPPVSIEWGFIQAWARAIEPIQGQILIPFQLTFGLMSLMVAFGTAYSLASRWDLDDTIAGIISMLSFLIVSFPATDITQVPFGDVLDYLGGQGLFVAIIVGIVTAWIMRLFTQKGLVLEMPAGVPPYVTRTFRSLVPFFVTTILFWAIEWIVWSNFNVTLPQLVLDLFKPLVAVSDSYPAALAQIVLMMLLWSVGIHGMNVVSSVAYPFWMTQLAANAKAAVAGEALPGIVTEPFFHMFVHIGGSGITWPLVIMFLMSKSQQLKNIGKTSLIPAVFNINEPVIFGAPLVLNPIMFIPFILAPAVTTTITYIAFATNFVPRTIIQPPFTVPVFLGGIISTGSWRGALLQLINLIVAAIIYYPFFKTYEKQLVKNEMEALKDNK; encoded by the coding sequence ATGAAAAATAATTCTTTGATGGATTGGATGGAAAATAAGCTTATGCCTGTATTGGCTAAAATTGCACAAAATGTCTATTTACAATCTATAAGAGATGCATTTGCTATATTTGCTTTACCAGTGATAGTAACTGGAGCTCTTTTCTTGATTGTAGCTAATCCCCCTGTTTCAATAGAATGGGGATTTATACAAGCGTGGGCTAGAGCTATAGAACCTATACAAGGACAAATACTAATACCATTTCAGCTAACCTTTGGATTAATGTCCCTTATGGTAGCCTTTGGTACTGCATATAGTTTAGCATCTAGATGGGACTTGGACGATACCATTGCAGGAATTATATCCATGTTATCCTTTTTAATAGTTAGTTTCCCAGCAACAGATATTACTCAAGTTCCCTTTGGTGATGTATTGGATTATTTAGGTGGGCAAGGGCTATTTGTTGCCATAATAGTGGGAATTGTAACTGCTTGGATTATGAGATTGTTTACTCAAAAAGGATTAGTACTTGAGATGCCTGCAGGAGTTCCCCCATATGTAACTAGGACATTTAGATCTTTAGTACCTTTTTTCGTAACTACAATATTATTCTGGGCTATAGAATGGATAGTATGGTCTAACTTTAATGTTACACTACCTCAATTGGTATTGGATTTATTTAAACCATTAGTTGCTGTATCTGATAGCTATCCTGCTGCATTAGCTCAAATTGTGTTGATGATGCTTCTATGGTCTGTGGGAATTCACGGTATGAATGTAGTATCATCAGTTGCTTATCCTTTTTGGATGACTCAATTAGCAGCTAATGCTAAAGCAGCAGTTGCAGGAGAAGCACTACCAGGTATAGTTACAGAACCTTTCTTCCATATGTTTGTCCACATAGGAGGGTCTGGAATTACTTGGCCTTTGGTTATAATGTTTTTGATGTCTAAATCTCAGCAATTGAAAAATATAGGTAAAACCTCATTAATTCCAGCAGTATTTAATATTAATGAACCAGTAATATTTGGTGCACCATTGGTATTAAATCCAATAATGTTTATACCATTTATATTAGCACCAGCTGTAACCACTACCATAACATATATTGCATTTGCAACAAATTTTGTACCTAGAACTATAATACAACCTCCCTTTACAGTTCCAGTATTTTTAGGAGGTATAATATCTACAGGCAGCTGGAGAGGTGCATTACTACAATTAATCAACTTAATAGTGGCTGCAATAATATACTATCCATTCTTTAAAACCTATGAAAAACAATTGGTTAAAAATGAAATGGAAGCATTAAAGGACAATAAATAA